The following coding sequences are from one Thermoanaerobaculia bacterium window:
- a CDS encoding Rid family hydrolase has product MGPYPHARRFGDLLFLSGIGPRHRETDEIAEGIEAQTRACIENVKAILEDAGSSLEKVIDVTVFLTDIDHDFAAFNRVYGDYFGAIAPARTTVGIVALPTPISIELKVIAAS; this is encoded by the coding sequence GTGGGGCCGTACCCGCACGCGCGGCGATTCGGAGATCTGCTCTTCCTCTCGGGCATCGGACCGCGCCATCGGGAAACCGACGAGATCGCCGAGGGCATCGAGGCTCAAACGCGCGCGTGCATCGAGAACGTGAAAGCGATCCTCGAGGACGCCGGGAGCTCCCTCGAGAAGGTGATCGACGTGACCGTCTTCCTGACGGACATCGACCACGACTTCGCCGCCTTCAATCGCGTGTACGGCGACTACTTCGGCGCGATTGCCCCGGCGAGGACGACCGTGGGCATCGTCGCGCTTCCGACCCCCATCTCGATCGAGCTCAAGGTGATCGCCGCGTCCTAG